From Flavobacterium alkalisoli, the proteins below share one genomic window:
- a CDS encoding OmpA family protein, with translation MNVGLPINSGQDDFAFSFNDRKNIGFFSSNRTGVDQLYSATPICGVEAIVMVRDANTGKPLASARVSILDERNNVIETRTADAGGKVVYNVDCDRAYTIQASMTGYEQNSFPIAKTHGGEVNVMADLKPIEEIVKEVVVELNDIFFEFDKSNITKEAAFELDKLVEVMNNNKEMTIMVKAHTDNRGSDQYNMNLSNRRAKSTVQYVISKGIAKERISGQGYGESQPLVDCKDKCTEEEHAKNRRSEFVIVKK, from the coding sequence ATGAACGTTGGCTTACCAATCAACTCAGGACAGGATGACTTTGCCTTCAGTTTCAACGACCGGAAGAACATCGGTTTCTTCAGTAGTAACAGGACAGGTGTTGACCAGCTTTACAGCGCAACGCCAATCTGTGGCGTTGAGGCTATTGTAATGGTAAGGGATGCCAACACGGGCAAACCGCTGGCAAGCGCGAGGGTATCAATCCTTGATGAGAGGAACAATGTTATTGAGACCAGGACTGCAGATGCAGGAGGTAAGGTAGTTTACAATGTTGATTGTGACAGGGCCTATACCATCCAGGCAAGCATGACGGGTTATGAGCAGAACAGCTTCCCGATTGCCAAAACCCATGGTGGTGAGGTGAACGTTATGGCTGACCTGAAACCGATCGAGGAAATCGTGAAAGAAGTTGTAGTGGAACTTAACGACATCTTCTTTGAGTTCGATAAGAGTAACATCACCAAAGAGGCAGCCTTTGAGTTAGACAAACTGGTAGAGGTTATGAACAATAACAAGGAAATGACGATCATGGTTAAGGCACACACCGATAACCGTGGTAGTGACCAGTACAACATGAACCTTTCTAACAGGAGGGCAAAATCTACTGTTCAGTATGTCATCTCCAAAGGCATTGCCAAGGAGCGCATCTCAGGACAGGGTTATGGTGAGAGCCAGCCGCTTGTTGACTGTAAAGACAAATGTACAGAGGAAGAGCATGCTAAGAACAGACGCTCGGAGTTTGTAATCGTGAAGAAATAA
- a CDS encoding linear amide C-N hydrolase, giving the protein MKKRTSLLGYAILLCFIGSIYNLFACTRVMYKGENGLYLTARSMDWSEDIMTNLWIFPRGMERSGETGKNTITWKSKYGSVVASAYEISSTDGMNEKGLVANLLWLVESEYPVWDHKKPGLSIAAWVQYVLDNYATVNEAVEGLSKESFVIVTDNVPGQQRKATLHLSVSDAKGDSAIFEYINGKLVIHHDTSYTVMTNSPIFEKQLALNEYWKEIGGTVMLPGTNRASDRFVRASFYTEAVPKTDNTRVAVASVFSVIRNCSVPYGISTSNQPNISSTRWRTVSDHKNLVYYYESVLTPNTFWVDLKDIDFSEKGKVKKLTVAGGETYAGNAVKDFKESKPFKFLGVND; this is encoded by the coding sequence ATGAAAAAAAGAACGTCACTATTAGGCTATGCTATCCTATTATGTTTTATAGGAAGTATTTATAACCTATTTGCCTGTACAAGGGTAATGTATAAAGGGGAAAATGGCTTATATCTCACAGCGAGGTCAATGGATTGGAGTGAAGATATCATGACCAATCTCTGGATTTTCCCGAGGGGTATGGAAAGGTCCGGTGAAACAGGTAAGAACACTATTACATGGAAGTCTAAATATGGTAGTGTGGTAGCCAGTGCCTATGAAATTTCCAGTACCGACGGTATGAACGAAAAAGGTTTGGTTGCAAACTTGCTTTGGTTGGTGGAATCGGAATATCCTGTATGGGATCATAAGAAGCCGGGACTTAGTATAGCAGCCTGGGTACAGTATGTATTGGATAATTATGCTACTGTTAATGAAGCAGTAGAGGGTCTGTCTAAAGAAAGCTTTGTAATAGTTACTGATAATGTTCCGGGACAGCAGCGTAAGGCAACTCTTCATCTTTCTGTTTCAGATGCAAAAGGGGATAGCGCTATTTTTGAGTATATAAACGGCAAACTCGTTATACATCATGATACTTCTTACACAGTGATGACCAATTCTCCCATATTTGAAAAACAACTAGCACTTAATGAATACTGGAAGGAAATAGGAGGGACGGTTATGCTTCCGGGAACAAACAGGGCTTCAGACAGATTTGTAAGGGCTTCTTTTTATACAGAAGCTGTTCCTAAAACAGATAATACACGTGTGGCTGTAGCAAGCGTTTTCAGCGTTATAAGAAACTGTTCTGTACCTTATGGTATATCAACCTCAAATCAGCCCAATATTTCTTCTACGCGTTGGAGAACGGTCTCAGATCATAAGAATCTTGTGTATTACTATGAGTCGGTATTAACGCCAAACACTTTTTGGGTAGATCTTAAGGATATTGATTTCTCCGAAAAGGGAAAGGTAAAAAAGTTAACAGTTGCCGGAGGAGAAACCTATGCCGGAAACGCAGTAAAGGACTTTAAAGAAAGCAAGCCTTTCAAATTTTTAGGGGTTAACGATTAA
- a CDS encoding DUF5689 domain-containing protein: protein MKKYIILLLTLSLVSCINDDDYNIPNLECPETSLLKTIEPQDIVATGNIQEYTANDIIEAYVTSSDENGNFYKTISFQSADGLFGFSSSVDATSTFVSYEPGRKVLIKLKNTYYRNYNGSLQIGGLSVYNGFATITGFSAYEYTSILNRSCTLIDEETMVQHTSITQLQDDTYLNRLVEIENIQFTEDAIGQPFYDTNNDIGGGTNYLLTDETGNTIIFRTSSFATFGGNIIPQNSGKVRGILTKYGTTYQFMIRTIEDLKLTEEPF from the coding sequence ATGAAAAAATATATAATTTTACTGCTTACATTATCTCTTGTATCCTGCATAAACGATGATGATTATAATATTCCCAATCTGGAATGCCCAGAAACCTCATTGTTAAAAACAATAGAGCCTCAGGATATTGTTGCAACCGGGAATATTCAGGAATATACTGCCAATGATATCATCGAAGCTTATGTGACCTCAAGCGATGAAAACGGTAATTTTTACAAGACGATATCTTTTCAGTCGGCAGATGGGTTGTTTGGTTTTAGTAGCTCTGTAGATGCAACATCGACTTTTGTGAGCTACGAACCGGGGCGTAAAGTACTGATTAAACTGAAAAACACGTATTACAGAAATTACAATGGTTCGCTTCAAATAGGTGGTCTTTCCGTTTACAATGGATTTGCCACCATAACAGGATTTTCTGCTTACGAATACACCTCCATACTTAACCGTTCGTGCACTTTGATAGATGAAGAAACAATGGTTCAGCACACTTCTATAACTCAACTTCAGGATGACACCTACCTAAACAGACTCGTAGAAATAGAGAACATTCAGTTTACTGAGGATGCTATTGGACAGCCCTTTTATGATACCAATAACGATATTGGCGGAGGAACAAACTATTTACTTACAGATGAAACCGGAAATACTATAATTTTCCGCACCAGCAGCTTTGCAACATTTGGAGGAAATATAATCCCTCAAAACAGTGGTAAGGTTAGGGGCATTTTAACCAAATATGGCACTACGTACCAATTTATGATACGCACTATTGAAGATTTAAAACTAACCGAAGAACCGTTTTAA
- a CDS encoding carboxypeptidase-like regulatory domain-containing protein, with amino-acid sequence MKKLHVSFLFILLSIVCTAQQTALVQCKVLEMQSGNPIENAIATLQSTNQTAITNSEGVFILEVPAGKQVLVISSSGYISQTYNLTVVPERKLDLGIALLESDLTAEQQLSLITLTEDDLNDNIVSDNTSGLLQASKDILQQSAAYNWSQARYKSRGLESQYATTLINGVKMNKISDGRPQWNNWSGLNDATRNQEFSLGTTPSDYTFGGLLGTQEINTRASVFRKGSRISFTSTNTSYNWRTMATYASGMNKKGIAYVFSASRRWAEEANFEGTDYGGNSLFLSVEKTLNDNHSLNFTGIYAQSNRGKNSANTEEVTNLMGEKYNSYWGYQNGRKRNSRDIDIEEPILMLTHYYKINSHNSLQSNIAYQFGKIGNSRIDFQNVANPDPVFYRNLPSYYTSQYNNNPSSVPDEAYLPGGLGGVYTGNTPENMALSQQAIQSFTATPQLDWNSMYLANTRAVTDDNNIETGRVADVSKYVLYEDRNDDRTLTVNSILQSQLSNNILFNAGISFKKLKSHNYQKLLDLLGGIYYNDIDPFFTGNQAQSDLNNTNRTVGVGNTFGYNYNLYATQADAFTQFKFLYKKTDFYLSQSYSRSDYQREGLYQNGIYSNNSFGKSEKVSFDNFGFKGGLSYKLTGRLMFAVNGLYTTKAPALRNTFPNARLNNTIVPEIAAENIASVDAGCIIRIPKLKARLTAFYTQINNTTETSFFFAEGIYQGENAETNAFIAETVTGLNKRMMGTELGIEYSFNTTLKALFSFAYGQYTYSSNPTVYVNNDAFASLQQEVNLPNIATSPTTNFGESQLKNYKLPGMPQQACSLGFEYRDPKYWWIGANANYLTGSYLDISALLRTDNFFKNPQDANGFPFPEVTQQRSRELLKQEQFEDIFLMNIVGGKSWRVKKKTYLGFFASVNNVFNSIYKTGGYEQARNANYRQLNQDVSSGTPSFGPKYFYSYGRTFYLNIYYNF; translated from the coding sequence ATGAAAAAACTGCACGTCAGCTTTTTATTCATCCTGTTATCTATTGTTTGTACCGCACAGCAAACGGCACTCGTACAATGCAAAGTGCTCGAAATGCAAAGCGGCAACCCTATAGAAAACGCAATAGCAACCCTACAAAGCACTAACCAGACCGCCATTACCAATTCTGAAGGTGTTTTTATACTGGAAGTCCCAGCAGGGAAACAGGTTTTGGTAATAAGCAGCAGCGGATACATTTCGCAGACTTATAACCTGACCGTAGTACCCGAAAGAAAACTGGACTTGGGAATAGCATTGCTTGAATCTGATCTTACAGCCGAACAGCAGCTCAGCCTTATTACCCTTACCGAGGATGATTTAAACGATAACATTGTTTCCGATAATACTTCGGGATTATTACAGGCCTCAAAAGATATATTACAACAGTCTGCTGCCTATAACTGGTCTCAGGCACGTTATAAAAGCCGCGGACTGGAAAGCCAGTATGCCACCACTTTGATAAACGGGGTGAAGATGAACAAAATAAGTGACGGACGGCCACAATGGAACAACTGGAGCGGACTTAATGATGCGACCCGAAATCAGGAATTTAGTTTGGGCACCACACCATCCGATTATACTTTCGGTGGTCTTTTAGGCACTCAGGAAATTAATACCCGCGCATCGGTTTTCAGAAAAGGATCAAGAATTTCTTTTACATCGACCAATACATCCTACAACTGGCGCACTATGGCAACCTATGCTTCGGGGATGAATAAAAAAGGAATTGCCTATGTGTTTTCCGCCTCACGAAGATGGGCAGAAGAAGCTAATTTTGAGGGAACCGATTACGGCGGCAACTCACTTTTTTTAAGTGTGGAAAAAACACTGAATGACAACCACAGCCTGAACTTTACGGGAATTTATGCCCAAAGCAATCGTGGTAAGAACTCTGCCAATACTGAGGAAGTAACAAACCTTATGGGTGAAAAATATAATTCTTATTGGGGATACCAAAATGGCAGGAAAAGGAACTCTCGAGATATTGATATTGAAGAGCCGATACTTATGCTCACCCATTATTACAAGATAAACAGCCACAACAGCCTGCAATCCAACATCGCTTATCAGTTTGGTAAAATAGGCAATAGCCGTATTGACTTCCAAAATGTTGCCAATCCTGACCCTGTTTTTTATCGCAACCTACCCAGTTATTATACTTCGCAGTATAATAACAACCCTTCATCAGTACCTGATGAAGCCTATTTACCCGGAGGACTGGGCGGTGTGTATACAGGCAACACCCCCGAAAATATGGCATTAAGTCAGCAGGCAATACAAAGTTTTACTGCAACCCCACAGTTAGACTGGAACAGCATGTATCTTGCCAATACCCGTGCGGTAACAGATGATAATAATATTGAAACGGGACGCGTTGCCGATGTAAGCAAATATGTTTTGTATGAGGATAGAAATGATGACAGGACATTAACCGTAAACTCCATATTACAATCGCAGTTATCAAATAATATTCTTTTTAATGCCGGTATTTCATTTAAAAAACTAAAATCACACAATTACCAAAAACTGTTGGATTTACTGGGTGGCATTTATTATAACGATATTGACCCCTTTTTTACCGGTAATCAGGCACAATCCGATCTTAATAATACAAACAGAACTGTTGGCGTAGGCAATACCTTTGGCTACAATTACAATCTATATGCAACTCAGGCCGATGCTTTTACCCAGTTTAAATTCCTGTATAAAAAAACCGATTTCTATCTTTCGCAAAGCTATTCCCGTTCAGACTATCAGAGAGAAGGTCTGTACCAAAACGGCATTTATTCCAATAACTCTTTTGGCAAAAGCGAAAAAGTATCGTTTGATAATTTCGGTTTTAAGGGTGGTTTGTCATACAAGTTAACCGGAAGGCTCATGTTTGCCGTAAACGGACTTTATACGACAAAAGCCCCTGCCCTGCGCAATACTTTCCCCAATGCCCGGCTGAACAATACTATCGTTCCTGAAATAGCAGCTGAAAATATTGCTTCTGTAGATGCCGGTTGTATTATCAGGATTCCAAAACTCAAAGCCAGGCTTACGGCATTCTATACTCAGATAAATAACACTACCGAAACATCTTTCTTTTTTGCAGAAGGTATCTATCAGGGAGAAAATGCAGAAACCAATGCCTTTATAGCAGAGACCGTTACAGGTTTAAATAAAAGAATGATGGGAACCGAACTTGGGATTGAGTACAGTTTCAATACAACATTAAAAGCCCTTTTTAGTTTTGCTTACGGTCAGTATACATATAGCAGCAACCCAACAGTATATGTAAACAATGATGCCTTTGCCTCATTACAGCAGGAAGTAAATCTCCCCAATATAGCCACTTCGCCCACTACAAATTTTGGGGAATCACAACTTAAAAACTATAAGCTTCCGGGAATGCCACAACAGGCTTGTTCACTAGGATTTGAATACAGAGATCCTAAATACTGGTGGATTGGTGCTAATGCCAATTACCTTACCGGAAGCTATCTTGATATTTCTGCTCTTTTACGAACAGATAATTTCTTTAAAAATCCGCAGGACGCAAACGGATTCCCTTTTCCCGAAGTCACTCAGCAACGTTCAAGGGAGCTACTTAAACAGGAACAGTTTGAAGATATATTCCTTATGAATATAGTAGGCGGAAAATCGTGGCGGGTTAAGAAGAAAACCTATCTGGGCTTTTTTGCCAGTGTAAACAACGTATTCAACAGCATTTATAAAACCGGAGGCTATGAGCAGGCCCGCAATGCCAATTACAGGCAACTCAATCAGGATGTCTCCAGTGGCACGCCTTCATTCGGTCCGAAATATTTTTACAGCTATGGGCGTACTTTTTACCTAAACATCTATTACAACTTCTAA
- a CDS encoding endonuclease/exonuclease/phosphatase family protein, which produces MRRKITISILVLLWFSCVFAQGEKKYMVHTVAFYNVENLFDTINDPKTNDEEFLPYGDYYWNTEKYRQKLDNIATVLADIGKETNTEPPSIIGLAEVENRMVLEDLVKNPKLINTGYGIIHFDSPDRRGIDVALLYDKKKFRPESYKSIPLVLTLDEKGRITDLPDTLSTVKTHKYFTRSQLLVSGLLDGEEFNFIVSHWPSRGGGEKKTKPYRDAAGKLNRKIVDSLFAINPQAKIITMGDFNDGPYNNSVRKELAANDRREQIKPKELYNPMGDMVRSGVGSVAYRDSWDIFDQIILSEPLIHDDFASLEFWKAGVYNKTYITQTSGKYKGYPLRTWDGVVGYSDHFPVFIYLIKEM; this is translated from the coding sequence ATGAGGAGAAAAATTACTATAAGCATTTTGGTTTTGTTATGGTTTTCCTGTGTTTTTGCACAAGGAGAGAAGAAGTATATGGTACATACCGTAGCTTTTTACAATGTGGAGAATTTATTTGATACCATAAATGACCCAAAAACCAACGATGAGGAATTTCTCCCTTATGGTGACTATTATTGGAACACAGAAAAATACAGGCAGAAGCTTGATAATATTGCCACCGTGCTGGCAGATATAGGTAAGGAAACCAATACCGAACCGCCAAGTATAATAGGCCTTGCAGAAGTGGAGAACAGGATGGTGCTCGAAGATCTGGTAAAGAACCCTAAGCTAATAAATACCGGCTATGGTATTATACATTTTGATTCGCCCGACAGGAGAGGAATTGATGTAGCATTATTGTACGATAAGAAAAAGTTCAGGCCTGAGAGTTATAAGAGTATCCCATTAGTACTTACGCTGGATGAGAAAGGAAGAATAACAGATTTGCCCGACACACTAAGCACCGTTAAAACACATAAATATTTTACCCGAAGTCAGTTGCTTGTTTCCGGCTTGTTAGACGGTGAAGAATTCAATTTTATTGTGAGTCATTGGCCGTCAAGAGGGGGAGGAGAAAAAAAAACCAAGCCCTACAGGGATGCAGCAGGCAAGCTTAACCGAAAGATTGTAGACTCCCTTTTTGCCATTAACCCACAGGCTAAGATTATAACCATGGGCGATTTTAATGATGGCCCTTACAATAACAGTGTGCGTAAAGAACTGGCTGCTAACGACAGGAGAGAGCAGATAAAGCCTAAGGAACTGTATAACCCAATGGGAGATATGGTTAGAAGCGGAGTAGGATCTGTAGCGTATAGGGATAGTTGGGATATCTTTGACCAGATTATACTTTCTGAACCATTGATACATGATGATTTTGCCTCATTGGAGTTTTGGAAAGCCGGGGTTTATAACAAAACATACATTACACAAACCAGCGGAAAATATAAGGGCTATCCCCTTAGGACATGGGATGGTGTAGTGGGCTATAGCGACCATTTTCCTGTTTTTATATATCTCATAAAAGAAATGTAA
- a CDS encoding 3-hydroxyanthranilate 3,4-dioxygenase → MGAMKPFNLNKWIDENRHLLKPPVGNKNIYPLSDDYIVMIVAGPNARKDYHYNETEELFYQLEGRIKVIIQENGERKEMELNAGDMYLHPGKVPHSPVRSEGSIGLVVERKRAGRGFTDGLLWFCENCNNKLHEVYFELNDIEKDFLPHFELFYNNEHLRTCKKCGTVMEADPRFTAKR, encoded by the coding sequence ATGGGAGCCATGAAACCATTTAACCTTAACAAATGGATTGACGAAAACCGCCATCTTTTAAAACCGCCTGTAGGCAACAAAAACATCTACCCTCTTTCTGATGATTATATTGTGATGATAGTTGCAGGCCCTAATGCCCGTAAGGATTATCATTACAATGAAACCGAAGAGCTGTTCTATCAGCTGGAAGGTAGAATTAAAGTAATTATTCAGGAAAACGGGGAACGAAAGGAAATGGAACTTAATGCGGGAGATATGTACCTGCATCCGGGTAAAGTGCCGCATTCGCCCGTTAGGAGTGAAGGGTCTATAGGACTTGTTGTGGAAAGAAAACGTGCAGGAAGAGGTTTTACCGACGGGCTTTTATGGTTTTGTGAAAACTGCAATAACAAACTGCATGAGGTGTATTTTGAACTTAATGATATTGAAAAGGACTTTTTACCTCATTTTGAACTTTTTTACAATAATGAACACCTGCGTACCTGTAAAAAATGCGGTACGGTTATGGAAGCCGACCCAAGGTTTACAGCTAAAAGGTAG
- the amaB gene encoding L-piperidine-6-carboxylate dehydrogenase, which yields MATLTDQFGIQEALSKLGIKEINDGTSTGSNSFANGEIIESYSPVDGTLIAKVKSSTKEDYEAAMVKAQEAFKTWRLIPAPKRGEIVRQMGEELRKYKEPLGQLVSYEMGKSLQEGLGEVQEMIDICDFAVGLSRQLYGLTMHSERPMHRMYEQYHPVGIVGIISAFNFPVAVWSWNSMLAWVCGDVCVWKPSEKTPLCGIACQNIIQKVLERNNVPEGVSCLINGRENGDRMNTDKRLPLVSFTGSTRVGRHVSKTVAERFGNTILELGGNNAIIVSEHADLSMVLVGAVFGAVGTAGQRCTTTRRLIIHESMYDKTIDVLKNAYGQLKIGNPLDSNNHVGPLIDKDSVKNYLEAIEKAKAEGGKVIVEGGVMQGEGYESGCYVKPCIIEAKNSFEIVQHETFAPILYVMKYTTLEEAIAMQNDVPQGLSSSIFTQNMREMELFLSQAGSDCGIANVNIGTSGAEIGGAFGGEKETGGGRESGSDAWKAYMRRQTNTINYGSELPLAQGIRFDL from the coding sequence ATGGCAACACTTACTGATCAGTTTGGTATTCAGGAAGCCCTTTCAAAACTGGGCATAAAGGAAATAAACGATGGTACATCAACAGGGAGTAACAGTTTCGCTAACGGCGAGATTATCGAGTCTTACTCTCCGGTAGACGGTACTCTTATTGCAAAAGTAAAATCTTCTACTAAAGAAGATTATGAGGCAGCTATGGTAAAAGCTCAGGAAGCTTTTAAAACATGGAGGCTTATTCCTGCACCAAAAAGAGGTGAGATTGTTCGCCAGATGGGTGAAGAACTTCGCAAATATAAAGAGCCTCTTGGGCAGCTTGTTTCTTATGAAATGGGTAAAAGCCTTCAGGAAGGTTTAGGTGAGGTTCAGGAAATGATAGATATCTGCGATTTTGCAGTAGGTTTATCACGTCAGCTTTACGGACTTACAATGCACAGTGAAAGACCAATGCACCGTATGTATGAGCAGTACCATCCGGTAGGGATAGTAGGTATTATATCTGCATTTAACTTCCCGGTAGCGGTATGGAGCTGGAACTCGATGCTGGCTTGGGTATGTGGTGATGTTTGTGTGTGGAAACCAAGCGAAAAAACTCCATTATGTGGTATTGCATGCCAAAATATTATACAGAAAGTATTAGAAAGAAATAATGTTCCCGAAGGTGTTAGCTGTTTAATAAACGGTAGGGAAAACGGAGACCGTATGAATACTGACAAACGTTTACCATTAGTATCGTTTACAGGTTCTACACGTGTGGGCCGCCACGTATCTAAAACAGTTGCCGAGCGTTTTGGTAACACTATACTTGAACTTGGAGGGAATAATGCCATTATAGTATCTGAACATGCTGATCTAAGCATGGTACTTGTAGGGGCTGTATTTGGTGCAGTAGGTACTGCAGGACAACGTTGTACTACAACAAGAAGGCTTATCATTCACGAAAGTATGTATGATAAAACTATCGACGTACTTAAAAATGCTTACGGCCAGTTAAAAATAGGTAACCCTCTTGACAGTAACAATCACGTAGGGCCGCTTATTGATAAGGATTCTGTAAAGAATTATCTTGAGGCAATTGAGAAAGCAAAAGCTGAAGGCGGTAAAGTAATTGTTGAAGGCGGTGTAATGCAGGGTGAAGGTTACGAAAGCGGATGCTACGTTAAACCATGTATTATTGAGGCTAAGAACAGCTTTGAGATTGTACAGCACGAAACGTTTGCCCCAATTCTTTATGTAATGAAATATACTACCCTTGAGGAAGCTATTGCAATGCAAAATGATGTTCCGCAGGGTCTTTCATCTTCAATCTTTACTCAAAACATGAGAGAGATGGAATTATTCCTTTCTCAGGCAGGGTCTGATTGTGGTATTGCCAATGTAAACATCGGTACTTCAGGTGCTGAAATTGGCGGTGCTTTTGGTGGTGAAAAAGAAACAGGCGGAGGACGCGAAAGTGGTTCTGATGCATGGAAAGCATATATGAGAAGACAAACCAACACGATAAACTACGGGTCTGAACTGCCATTGGCACAAGGTATCCGTTTTGATTTGTAA
- a CDS encoding L-histidine N(alpha)-methyltransferase, with product MNTSTLTPFAEDILEGLKAEEKYIPSKYFYDDNGSRIFMQIMKMPEYYPTGCEFEILTGQSGNILDSLQFKSPFNIVEFGSGDGMKTRQMLKAFLDKGADFTYIPIDISQEALDALEKNITSVLPEVKMNPKTGDYFEVLENMQDTKTPNLFLFMGGNIGNYLHDEAAELLKKFNAGMKKGDMLLMGMDLQKNPRIVQKAYDDPHGITKAFNMNLLKRINTELDADINLDQFDFYSFYNPENGEVHTYLISLKKQRFYSKVLDSEFTFDKDEMIWTELSKKFSLQEISGLAKETGFEVVKNFMDCRHYFTDTLWIKK from the coding sequence ATGAACACAAGCACACTTACTCCCTTTGCAGAAGATATACTGGAAGGGCTTAAAGCAGAAGAAAAGTATATACCGTCTAAATATTTTTATGACGACAACGGCAGCCGTATTTTTATGCAGATTATGAAAATGCCGGAGTACTACCCTACCGGCTGTGAGTTTGAAATACTTACAGGGCAATCGGGCAACATACTGGATTCATTGCAGTTTAAAAGCCCGTTTAATATTGTTGAATTCGGGTCGGGTGACGGGATGAAAACCAGGCAGATGCTAAAAGCTTTTCTTGACAAAGGTGCCGATTTTACTTATATCCCGATAGATATTTCGCAGGAAGCGCTTGATGCTCTGGAAAAAAACATTACATCGGTACTGCCGGAAGTAAAAATGAATCCTAAAACAGGCGATTATTTTGAGGTTCTGGAAAATATGCAGGATACAAAAACCCCCAACCTTTTTCTGTTTATGGGTGGAAACATTGGCAATTACCTGCACGATGAAGCTGCCGAACTGCTTAAAAAATTTAATGCCGGAATGAAAAAGGGAGACATGCTACTTATGGGTATGGACCTGCAAAAAAACCCCCGTATCGTTCAAAAAGCATATGACGACCCACACGGTATTACCAAAGCTTTTAACATGAACCTACTAAAAAGGATAAATACCGAACTGGATGCCGATATTAATCTGGACCAGTTTGATTTTTACAGCTTTTATAATCCTGAAAACGGCGAAGTACATACGTACCTGATAAGCCTTAAAAAGCAACGCTTTTACAGCAAAGTACTGGACTCTGAATTTACTTTTGATAAAGACGAAATGATTTGGACAGAGCTTTCAAAAAAATTCAGCTTGCAGGAAATATCTGGCCTCGCTAAAGAAACGGGATTTGAAGTAGTTAAGAACTTTATGGATTGCAGGCATTATTTTACCGACACCTTATGGATTAAAAAATAA
- the egtB gene encoding ergothioneine biosynthesis protein EgtB: MSIIDKYNHIRKRTEDICSVLTTEDYVPQPVNFVSPPKWHLAHSSWFFEEFLLKKHLPDYKVYNEDFCFLFNSYYNTVGNRTFRAERGHITRPTVSEVYDYRNYIDMHMQLLLQLKDPQVHELVELGLNHEQQHQELLLTDIKYILGCNPLFPVYNENLEWENQENSQSGYISFPEGIYEIGFNGDGFSFDNEHGRHKVYLEPFEISQALVTNAEYLEFINAGGYQNFNYWHDEGWAWVNENHIEAPLHWHKIDKEWHMFTMAGLQKVNPDATVTHISFYEAWAYAEWKKMRLPTEFEWEAAAIQLDWGKRWEWTNSAYLPYPHFAKPEGAIGEYNGKFMVNQMVLRGASCATSKDHSRITYRNFFHANERWQFTGIRLAKR, encoded by the coding sequence ATGAGTATTATTGACAAATACAACCATATAAGAAAAAGAACAGAAGATATTTGCAGCGTTCTTACTACTGAGGATTATGTACCGCAACCTGTAAATTTTGTGAGTCCGCCCAAATGGCATCTTGCCCACAGCAGTTGGTTTTTTGAGGAATTCCTGTTAAAAAAACACCTGCCGGACTATAAAGTCTATAACGAGGATTTCTGCTTTTTATTCAACAGTTACTACAATACGGTAGGCAATCGCACTTTTAGAGCGGAACGCGGGCACATAACCCGTCCTACCGTTTCTGAGGTATACGATTACCGCAATTACATTGATATGCACATGCAATTGCTGTTACAGCTTAAGGATCCGCAGGTTCATGAACTTGTAGAACTAGGCCTTAACCATGAACAACAGCACCAGGAGTTATTGCTAACCGATATAAAATACATTTTGGGATGTAACCCTTTGTTCCCTGTTTACAACGAAAACCTTGAATGGGAGAATCAGGAGAATAGTCAATCGGGATATATTTCTTTTCCCGAAGGAATCTATGAAATAGGTTTTAATGGCGACGGATTTAGTTTTGACAATGAGCACGGAAGGCATAAAGTATACCTTGAACCATTCGAAATATCTCAGGCACTGGTAACAAATGCAGAATATCTGGAATTTATTAATGCCGGAGGCTACCAAAACTTTAATTACTGGCACGACGAAGGCTGGGCTTGGGTAAATGAAAATCATATTGAGGCTCCGTTACACTGGCATAAAATAGATAAAGAGTGGCACATGTTTACGATGGCAGGACTGCAAAAAGTAAATCCCGATGCCACAGTAACACACATAAGTTTTTATGAAGCATGGGCTTATGCCGAATGGAAGAAAATGCGCCTCCCTACAGAGTTTGAGTGGGAAGCAGCTGCCATTCAGCTGGACTGGGGGAAACGTTGGGAATGGACAAACAGCGCTTACCTCCCTTATCCTCACTTTGCAAAGCCAGAAGGGGCTATAGGCGAATATAATGGCAAGTTTATGGTTAACCAAATGGTTTTGCGCGGTGCATCCTGCGCTACCTCTAAAGACCATAGCCGAATTACTTACAGAAACTTTTTTCACGCAAACGAACGCTGGCAATTTACCGGTATCCGTTTGGCAAAACGATAA